In Fusarium fujikuroi IMI 58289 draft genome, chromosome FFUJ_chr08, one genomic interval encodes:
- a CDS encoding related to DNA primase large chain — protein sequence MLRQDFNRIDPKRRNVVDHRKKQFAAPTYKDLDYPHRLNFYTDPPTADITLEQFEQWAIDRLRVLAELEACSFRNKTPAETATHMKPILKKHLHLEANSSGSKKIFEQRQKDHYSHFILRLAFSSTEDLRRRFTRVETMLFRLRLNDDDLAERSAFVKTLGLDWCEDVTDEDRREYAAELAAFASNRKSENDDDTWFKVDWERVPELIESRRVFLKAGKAFVPGREQAGMVVSEFSSRLERQLELTARALPRLDEDDRLTPILNHLSKNFITPDASYISSTAAVPGAEISAANIDNLSQHFPACMSHLHRSLRRDAHLKHYGRLQYSLFLKGIGLNLEECLVFWRKSFHKITDDKFNKEYRYNIRHVYGDVGGDSNRRGGGYSPFSCQKILTEHPPGPGEAHGCPYRHFNMENLSALVQAMGVNDRSVVQGVKEDKDKQKFHMACNRVFEHLHKQEIKKAKDEGVMTQQQLETIVHPNEYFKRSFLLKNLGRETDVKMEG from the exons ATGTTGCGGCAAGACTTTAACCGAATTGATCCCAAGAGGCGAAATGTCGTTGACCATCGCAAGAAGCAATTCGCGGCGCCTACATACAAAGATCTCGACTATCCCCATCGTCTCAACTTTTACACAGATCCTCCCACTGCGGATATCACCCTCGAGCAGTTTGAGCAATGGGCCATCGACAGACTTCGAG TTCTCGCTGAACTCGAAGCATGCTCGTTCCGCAACAAGACTCCTGCCGAGACTGCAACACACATGAAGcccatcctcaagaagcacCTCCACCTCGAGGCCAACAGCTCAGGCTCCAAGAAGATCTTTGAGCAACGCCAAAAAGACCACTACAGTCATTTCATCCTCCGACTTGCGTTCTCGTCTACTGAAGATCTGCGCCGTCGCTTCACACGTGTCGAGACGATGCTTTTCCGCCTGCGACTCAATGATGACGATCTCGCCGAGCGATCTGCCTTTGTCAAGACTCTTGGCCTAGACTGGTGTGAAGACGTAACAGATGAGGATAGGAGGGAGTATGCTGCGGAGCTGGCTGCCTTTGCTAGCAACCGAAAGAGCGAGAATGACGACGATACATGGTTCAAGGTAGACTGGGAACGGGTTCCCGAGCTAATTGAGAGCCGAAGAGTGTTTTTGAAGGCCGGAAAGGCGTTTGTACCGGGCCGAGAACAGGCTGGTATGGTGGTTTCGGAGTTCAGCTCGCGACTGGAGCGACAACTTGAG TTGACTGCCCGTGCTCTTCCTCGACTTGACGAGGACGACCGACTCACACCAATCCTCAACCATCTTTCCAAGAACTTCATCACCCCCGACGCATCCTACATTTCCAGCACCGCCGCTGTGCCCGGCGCCGAGATCAGCGCTGCCAACATCGACAACTTATCACAACACTTCCCAGCCTGCATGTCTCACTTGCACCGCTCACTACGCCGAGACGCTCATCTCAAACACTATGGTCGGCTACAGTactctctctttctcaagGGGATTGGTCTCAACCTGGAGGAGTGTCTTGTGTTCTGGAGAAAGAGCTTCCACAAGATCACAGATGATAAGTTCAACAAGGAGTACAGATATAATATTCGTCACGTTTATGGTGATGTCGGTGGTGATTCCAACCGAAGAGGTGGTGGTTACAGTCCATTCAGTTGTCAGAAGATCCTCACCGAGCATCCTCCTGGTCCTGGTGAGGCCCACGGATGCCCATATCGGCATTTCAACATGGAGAACCTCTCAGCACTTGTTCAAGCTATGGGTGTTAATGATCGCTCTGTTGTTCAGGGCGTTAAAGAGGATAAGGATAAGCAAAAGTTCCACATGGCGTGCAATCG TGTATTTGAGCATCTGCACAAgcaagagatcaagaaggccaaggatgagGGTGTCATGACACAACAACAGCTCGAGACCATTGTCCACCCCAACGAGTACTTCAAGCGCAGTTTCCTGCTGAAAAATCTCGGAAGGGAGACGGATGTTAAAATGGAGGGCTGA